From the Azospirillum formosense genome, one window contains:
- a CDS encoding nitrate reductase cytochrome c-type subunit translates to MRRHLMLALAAALPCLVPALLAAQGTGQVREPFRPPIQFTDEDPAPPIPADVTDDRRVARNYPEQPPVIPHNIRDYQISLNNNQCLTCHSRQFTGATQAPMISITHYVDREGQTLGAVSPRRYFCTQCHVPQTMAQPIVPNTFKDMDSLISRPSDGGDRR, encoded by the coding sequence ATGCGCCGCCATCTCATGCTCGCGCTGGCCGCGGCTTTGCCCTGCCTCGTGCCGGCACTGCTCGCCGCCCAGGGAACCGGACAGGTCCGGGAGCCCTTCCGCCCGCCGATCCAGTTCACCGACGAGGACCCGGCCCCGCCGATCCCCGCCGACGTCACCGACGACCGGCGGGTCGCCCGCAACTACCCGGAGCAGCCGCCGGTCATCCCCCACAACATCCGCGATTACCAGATCAGCCTGAACAACAACCAGTGCCTGACCTGCCACAGCCGCCAGTTCACCGGCGCCACCCAGGCGCCGATGATCAGCATCACCCATTACGTGGACCGCGAGGGCCAGACACTGGGCGCGGTCAGCCCACGCCGCTATTTCTGCACGCAGTGCCACGTTCCCCAGACCATGGCCCAGCCCATCGTCCCGAACACCTTCAAGGACATGGACAGCCTCATCAGCCGCCCGTCGGACGGGGGTGACCGGCGATGA
- the oxlT gene encoding oxalate/formate MFS antiporter, which translates to MSQSIAAPPGGSQAPVSEGARWMQIVVGIVCMVAAANIQYAWTLFVPEIQATHGWTRASIQTAFTVFVVVQTWLTPIEGYFIDRYGPRVIVAFGGVMTGLSWIIDSYAGSLGMLYVGSAIGGIGVGCVYATCVNSAIKWFPDKRGLAVGLTAGGYGAGSALTILPIANMIHSSGYQAAFFWFGLLQGTIILIAAYFLRAPQKDQVKASTKVLQSRRDYTLKEALQTPVFWVMMVMFICTVSGGLMAVAQLGVIAHDLGVKEAPISLFGITMAALPFALMLDRVMNGISRPLFGFISDHIGREATMFIAFTFEGIGILMLSRFGHDPIMFLILSGMVFLAWGEVYSLFSATSADTFGTKHAAKIYGVLYCAKGIAALLVPLGNLLMEATGTWATVLYICATMDLFAAVCAITVLRPMLRKHHARNAELAAQQGRGPVTAAASP; encoded by the coding sequence ATGAGTCAGTCCATCGCTGCACCGCCTGGCGGCTCGCAGGCGCCCGTTTCCGAAGGCGCGCGCTGGATGCAGATCGTCGTCGGCATCGTCTGCATGGTGGCCGCGGCCAACATCCAGTATGCCTGGACGCTCTTCGTGCCGGAAATCCAGGCCACCCATGGCTGGACCCGCGCTTCGATCCAGACCGCCTTCACCGTCTTCGTCGTCGTCCAGACCTGGCTGACCCCCATCGAAGGCTACTTCATCGACCGCTACGGCCCCCGCGTCATCGTCGCCTTCGGCGGCGTGATGACCGGCCTCTCCTGGATCATCGACAGCTACGCCGGCTCGCTCGGCATGCTCTATGTCGGTTCGGCCATCGGCGGCATCGGCGTCGGCTGCGTCTACGCCACCTGCGTCAACAGCGCCATCAAGTGGTTCCCGGACAAGCGCGGCCTCGCCGTCGGCCTGACCGCGGGCGGCTACGGCGCCGGCTCGGCCCTGACGATCCTGCCGATCGCCAACATGATCCATTCCTCGGGCTATCAGGCGGCCTTCTTCTGGTTCGGCCTGCTGCAGGGCACGATCATCCTCATCGCCGCCTACTTCCTGCGCGCCCCGCAGAAGGACCAGGTGAAGGCCTCGACCAAGGTCCTGCAGTCCCGCCGCGACTACACGCTGAAGGAAGCGCTGCAGACGCCGGTCTTCTGGGTCATGATGGTCATGTTCATCTGCACCGTGTCCGGCGGTCTGATGGCGGTGGCCCAGCTCGGCGTGATCGCCCACGATCTGGGCGTGAAGGAAGCCCCGATCAGCCTGTTCGGCATCACCATGGCGGCTCTGCCCTTCGCGCTGATGCTCGACCGCGTGATGAACGGCATCTCCCGTCCGCTGTTCGGCTTCATCTCCGACCACATCGGCCGTGAAGCGACGATGTTCATCGCCTTCACCTTCGAAGGCATCGGCATCCTGATGCTCAGCCGCTTCGGCCACGACCCGATCATGTTCCTGATCCTGTCGGGCATGGTGTTCCTGGCCTGGGGCGAAGTGTACAGCCTGTTCAGCGCGACCTCGGCGGACACCTTCGGCACCAAGCATGCGGCGAAGATCTACGGCGTGCTCTACTGCGCCAAGGGCATCGCGGCCCTCCTGGTCCCGCTGGGCAATCTGCTGATGGAAGCCACCGGCACCTGGGCGACCGTGCTCTACATCTGCGCCACCATGGATCTGTTCGCGGCGGTCTGCGCCATCACCGTCCTGCGGCCCATGCTGCGCAAGCACCATGCCCGCAACGCCGAACTCGCCGCCCAGCAGGGCAGGGGGCCGGTCACGGCGGCAGCCAGCCCGTAA
- a CDS encoding chaperone NapD, with amino-acid sequence MHPAHPAHPDAPDRPAEAPTEWHIASILVHLRPERSPDVRAAVAALGDAEVHAEERGRMVVTVEGPHEGRIADRMTAIHLMPGVMSAVMVFHHAEPMAARAAEEVAGARN; translated from the coding sequence ATGCACCCAGCGCATCCAGCGCATCCTGACGCCCCGGACCGTCCGGCCGAAGCGCCGACGGAATGGCACATCGCTTCCATCCTCGTGCATCTGCGCCCCGAGCGCAGCCCCGACGTGAGGGCCGCCGTCGCCGCGCTGGGCGACGCCGAGGTCCATGCGGAGGAGCGGGGCCGGATGGTGGTCACCGTGGAAGGCCCTCACGAGGGCCGCATCGCCGACCGCATGACCGCGATCCATCTGATGCCCGGCGTGATGTCGGCGGTCATGGTCTTCCACCACGCCGAGCCGATGGCGGCCCGGGCCGCGGAGGAGGTCGCTGGGGCGCGGAACTGA
- a CDS encoding SURF1 family protein, with amino-acid sequence MTGTATHRPRRGLILLGVLALAGVAVLTSLGVWQVERLFWKLDLIQRVEERAQAAPVPAPGPEDWPAVTAASQEYRRVGVTGRFLNDRETLVQAVTERGGGFWVLTPFRTDRGFTVLVNRGFVPPERRSTDSRPDGLIDADTTVTGLLRVTEPGGGFLRSNDPAQDRWYSRDVAAIAAARGLTETAPYFIDAEASPQGGYPVGGLTVLKFPNNHLVYALTWFALDLMLIAAAFYVARNEWRRRG; translated from the coding sequence GTGACCGGCACGGCGACCCACCGCCCGCGCCGGGGGCTGATCCTTCTCGGCGTCCTGGCGCTGGCGGGAGTCGCCGTCCTCACGTCGCTCGGCGTCTGGCAGGTCGAGCGGCTGTTCTGGAAGCTGGACCTGATCCAGCGGGTGGAGGAGCGGGCGCAGGCCGCGCCCGTTCCCGCCCCCGGCCCGGAGGACTGGCCCGCCGTCACGGCGGCCAGCCAGGAATACCGGCGGGTCGGCGTCACCGGGCGTTTCCTCAACGACCGGGAGACGCTGGTCCAGGCGGTGACCGAACGGGGCGGCGGCTTCTGGGTGCTCACCCCCTTCCGTACCGACCGGGGCTTCACCGTCCTGGTCAACCGGGGCTTCGTGCCGCCCGAGCGGCGCAGCACCGACAGCCGCCCCGACGGGCTGATCGATGCGGACACCACCGTCACCGGCCTGCTGCGGGTGACGGAGCCGGGGGGCGGTTTCCTGCGCTCCAACGATCCGGCGCAGGACCGCTGGTACTCCCGCGACGTGGCGGCCATCGCCGCCGCCCGCGGCCTGACGGAGACGGCCCCCTACTTCATCGACGCCGAGGCCAGCCCGCAGGGCGGCTACCCGGTCGGCGGGCTGACCGTCCTGAAGTTCCCGAACAACCACCTCGTCTATGCGCTGACTTGGTTTGCCCTGGATCTCATGCTGATCGCCGCGGCCTTCTATGTCGCGCGCAATGAATGGCGTCGCCGCGGTTGA
- the napF gene encoding ferredoxin-type protein NapF yields MADDPVDLGRRGFLRGRRRAEPAALRPPWSRTERFTDLCTRCGACADACPEKIIRRGDGGFPEVDFRQGECSFCAACADSCPEPVFDRTSRPWTLTARIAPSCLAMNRVVCRSCRDACPESAIRFALAPGGVAVPVVEDDACSGCGACLAACPADAVMLQPGPEIAHAPSASSAS; encoded by the coding sequence ATGGCCGATGACCCGGTCGACTTGGGGCGACGAGGTTTTCTTCGCGGACGGCGGCGCGCCGAACCGGCAGCGCTGCGCCCGCCCTGGTCCCGTACGGAGCGCTTCACCGACCTGTGCACGCGCTGCGGCGCCTGCGCCGACGCCTGCCCGGAGAAGATCATCCGCCGGGGCGACGGCGGCTTTCCCGAGGTCGACTTCCGGCAAGGGGAATGCAGCTTCTGCGCGGCCTGTGCCGATTCCTGCCCCGAACCGGTCTTCGACCGTACCAGCCGCCCCTGGACCCTGACGGCGCGGATCGCCCCGTCCTGCCTCGCCATGAACCGCGTCGTCTGCCGAAGCTGCCGCGACGCCTGCCCGGAATCGGCCATCCGCTTCGCCCTGGCGCCCGGCGGCGTGGCGGTCCCCGTGGTCGAGGACGACGCCTGCTCCGGCTGCGGCGCCTGCCTGGCCGCCTGCCCCGCCGACGCCGTCATGTTGCAACCCGGACCGGAGATCGCCCATGCACCCAGCGCATCCAGCGCATCCTGA
- a CDS encoding response regulator transcription factor, whose amino-acid sequence METDRSLVLVEDDAAFAKVLRRSFERRGYQVYWCDSLDGLRALLDTVPFAYAVVDLKLGNGSGLECVRELHASDPETRIVVLTGFASIATAVEAIKLGACHYLAKPSNTDDIEAAFERTEGDPSIALGARATSLKTLEWERIHETLAETGFNISETARRLGMHRRTLARKLEKKQVP is encoded by the coding sequence ATGGAGACTGACCGTTCCCTCGTGCTGGTGGAGGACGACGCCGCCTTCGCCAAGGTCCTGCGCCGCTCCTTCGAGCGCCGGGGCTACCAGGTCTACTGGTGCGACAGCCTGGACGGGCTGCGGGCGCTGCTGGACACGGTGCCCTTCGCCTACGCGGTCGTCGACCTCAAGCTGGGCAACGGCTCCGGCCTGGAATGCGTGCGGGAGCTGCACGCCAGCGACCCGGAGACGCGCATCGTCGTCCTGACCGGTTTCGCCAGCATCGCCACGGCGGTCGAGGCGATCAAGCTGGGCGCCTGCCACTACCTCGCCAAGCCGTCCAACACCGACGACATCGAGGCGGCCTTCGAGCGGACGGAGGGCGATCCCTCCATCGCGCTGGGCGCGCGGGCGACCTCGCTGAAGACGCTGGAGTGGGAGCGCATCCACGAAACCCTCGCGGAAACCGGCTTCAACATCTCCGAAACCGCCCGCCGCCTGGGGATGCACCGGCGCACCCTGGCCCGCAAGCTGGAGAAGAAGCAGGTGCCCTGA
- the cyoD gene encoding cytochrome o ubiquinol oxidase subunit IV, producing the protein MSSHAEHQAGHHGAGHHDHGHGDDGHAHGTLGSYVIGFVLSVILTVIPFWLVMDGTILDKNMTAMAIMALAAVQVVVHMIFFLHMNGRAEGGWTMLSLIFTLIVVVIMLAGSLWVMYHLNTNMMPIHDPSQLP; encoded by the coding sequence ATGAGTTCTCACGCCGAACATCAGGCCGGCCACCATGGGGCCGGCCATCACGACCACGGCCACGGGGACGACGGGCACGCCCACGGGACGCTCGGCAGCTACGTGATCGGCTTCGTCCTGTCGGTGATCCTGACGGTCATTCCCTTCTGGCTGGTCATGGACGGGACGATTCTGGACAAGAACATGACCGCGATGGCGATCATGGCCCTGGCCGCCGTCCAGGTCGTCGTCCACATGATCTTCTTCCTGCACATGAACGGGCGGGCGGAAGGCGGGTGGACCATGCTGTCGCTGATCTTCACGCTCATCGTCGTGGTTATCATGCTGGCCGGTTCGCTGTGGGTGATGTACCACCTGAACACCAACATGATGCCGATCCACGACCCGAGCCAGTTGCCGTGA
- a CDS encoding HU family DNA-binding protein, with protein MTKADLIDAIAGKLGGTKADAGKALDAVLESLQDALVKGETVKLPGFGQFEIAERGERTGRNPQTGAEIKIAASKAPKFSAGKALKDAVNGKAE; from the coding sequence ATGACGAAGGCCGATCTCATCGACGCGATCGCCGGCAAGCTGGGCGGCACGAAGGCCGACGCCGGCAAGGCGCTGGACGCGGTTCTGGAGAGCCTGCAGGACGCGCTGGTCAAGGGGGAGACGGTCAAGCTGCCGGGCTTCGGCCAGTTCGAGATCGCCGAGCGCGGCGAGCGCACGGGCCGCAACCCGCAGACCGGTGCGGAGATCAAGATCGCCGCCTCCAAGGCGCCGAAGTTCTCCGCCGGCAAGGCCCTCAAGGACGCCGTCAACGGCAAGGCCGAGTAA
- a CDS encoding cytochrome c3 family protein has product MKLPDFLLRPWRIIAGPSRYLSLGFLTLGGFLAGVMFWGGFNTALEVTNTEKFCTSCHEMRDNVFEELKTTIHFTNRSGVRATCPDCHVPHNWTDKIARKMQASKEVWGKIFGTIDTRDKFVEKRRELAEHEWARLKANNSLECRNCHSAESMDITKQGARAARIHQQYLFSGQRTCIDCHKGIAHRLPNMDGVPPGWSEASTGTGNDTDDPIGRWLADATPGPANPH; this is encoded by the coding sequence ATGAAGCTGCCCGATTTCCTGCTGCGGCCCTGGCGGATCATCGCGGGGCCGAGCCGCTACCTCAGCCTCGGCTTCCTGACGCTGGGCGGCTTCCTGGCCGGCGTGATGTTCTGGGGCGGCTTCAACACCGCCCTGGAGGTCACCAACACCGAGAAGTTCTGCACGAGCTGCCACGAGATGCGGGACAACGTGTTCGAGGAGCTGAAGACCACCATCCACTTCACCAACCGCTCCGGCGTGCGGGCGACCTGCCCGGACTGCCACGTCCCGCACAACTGGACCGACAAGATCGCCCGCAAGATGCAGGCGTCGAAGGAGGTCTGGGGCAAGATCTTCGGCACCATCGACACCCGCGACAAGTTCGTGGAGAAGCGGCGGGAGCTGGCCGAGCATGAATGGGCGCGGCTGAAGGCCAACAATTCCCTGGAATGCCGCAACTGCCACAGCGCGGAGTCCATGGACATCACCAAGCAGGGGGCACGGGCGGCGCGCATCCACCAACAGTACCTGTTCAGCGGCCAGCGCACCTGCATCGACTGCCACAAGGGCATCGCCCACCGCCTGCCGAACATGGACGGCGTCCCGCCGGGCTGGAGCGAGGCGTCTACCGGTACGGGCAACGACACCGACGACCCGATCGGCCGCTGGCTGGCCGACGCCACCCCGGGGCCGGCGAACCCGCATTGA
- the napE gene encoding periplasmic nitrate reductase, NapE protein — MSRRPSPDPSPDPVRFPSSATANPPLPDPGAKRREIAMFLILAVVIWPILSVAVVGGYGFLVWMSQIIMGPPGPPPV; from the coding sequence ATGAGCCGCCGCCCTTCTCCGGACCCGTCACCGGATCCGGTCCGCTTCCCATCCAGCGCCACCGCCAACCCGCCCCTGCCCGATCCCGGCGCCAAGCGGCGGGAGATCGCCATGTTCCTGATACTGGCGGTGGTGATCTGGCCGATCCTGTCGGTCGCCGTCGTGGGGGGCTACGGCTTCCTGGTCTGGATGTCGCAAATCATCATGGGTCCGCCCGGTCCGCCCCCGGTCTGA
- the cyoC gene encoding cytochrome o ubiquinol oxidase subunit III, translating into MSTTLTAERSRSQAPAFHVVDEHAHPEGSSTMLGFWIYLMSDCLIFAVLFATYGVLGANYAAGPAPKDLFDLPLVALNTAMLLFSSITYGFAMLAMEKGRVSQTQLWLAVTGLFGAAFLAIELYEFAHLIHIGATPQRSAFLSSFFTLVGTHGLHVTFGLVWLVTLMVQVNKRGLIPANRRRLMCLSLFWHFLDVIWIGVFTFVYLMGMLR; encoded by the coding sequence ATGAGCACGACCCTGACAGCCGAGCGGAGCCGCAGCCAGGCTCCGGCCTTCCACGTCGTGGATGAGCACGCGCACCCCGAAGGCTCCAGCACCATGCTGGGCTTCTGGATTTATCTGATGAGCGACTGCCTCATCTTCGCGGTGCTGTTCGCGACCTACGGCGTTCTCGGCGCCAACTACGCCGCCGGGCCCGCGCCCAAGGACCTGTTCGACCTGCCGCTGGTGGCGCTGAACACCGCCATGCTGCTGTTCTCCTCCATCACCTATGGCTTCGCCATGCTGGCGATGGAGAAGGGGCGGGTGTCGCAGACCCAGCTGTGGCTGGCGGTGACCGGCCTGTTCGGCGCCGCCTTCCTGGCGATCGAACTCTACGAGTTCGCCCACCTGATCCACATCGGGGCGACCCCGCAGCGCAGCGCCTTCCTGTCGTCCTTCTTCACGCTGGTCGGCACCCACGGCCTGCACGTCACCTTCGGCCTGGTCTGGCTGGTGACGCTGATGGTGCAGGTCAACAAGCGCGGCCTGATCCCGGCCAACCGCCGGCGCCTGATGTGCCTCAGCCTGTTCTGGCACTTCCTGGACGTCATCTGGATCGGCGTCTTCACCTTCGTCTATCTGATGGGAATGCTGCGATGA
- a CDS encoding ATP-binding protein translates to MKGDRRNPAKGQTFSVRDTTDKKNLFLLVQLRWLAVAGQVVTILIVHYQMGITLPLDQMGAVILFLVALNIASVLHLRRQTSVSNTQLFLELLIDVSALTVQLYLSGGASNPFISLYLLQITLGAVLLEAWSAWALVLVATACFTFLIGAYRPLALPPGLEGLLLGLHIQGMFLCFVLTASLIVPFITQITRNLRARDAHLADLRQRSMEEDHIVRLGLLASGAAHELGTPLATLSVIVNDWRRMPVVKGDPDMAEDIAEMQNQIDRCKAIVSGILLSSGEARGEGTLRTTVTAFLDDLVEEWKASRSPACVDYDNSVRSREGIISDLALKQVIFNVLDNALEVSPGWVGIAAGRQGDSLVLTVNDAGPGFEERMLAEFGKPYRSSKGRPGGGLGLFLVVNVVRKLGGTVAARNRPGGGASVTMTLPLAALSAGENHGD, encoded by the coding sequence ATGAAGGGGGACCGAAGGAATCCGGCGAAGGGCCAGACGTTTTCCGTGCGCGACACCACCGACAAGAAGAACCTGTTCCTGCTGGTGCAATTGCGCTGGCTCGCCGTCGCCGGGCAGGTGGTGACGATCCTCATCGTGCACTACCAGATGGGCATCACCCTGCCGCTCGACCAAATGGGCGCGGTGATCCTGTTCCTGGTCGCGCTGAACATCGCCAGCGTCCTGCATCTGCGCCGCCAGACCTCGGTGTCGAACACCCAGCTGTTCCTGGAGCTGCTGATCGACGTGTCGGCGCTCACGGTCCAGCTCTACCTCAGCGGCGGCGCCTCCAACCCCTTCATCTCGCTCTACCTGCTCCAGATCACGCTGGGGGCGGTTCTGCTGGAGGCGTGGTCGGCCTGGGCGCTGGTGCTGGTCGCCACGGCCTGCTTCACCTTCCTGATCGGCGCCTACCGCCCGCTGGCCCTGCCGCCGGGGCTGGAGGGGCTTCTGCTCGGCCTGCACATCCAGGGCATGTTCCTGTGCTTCGTGCTGACGGCCAGCCTGATCGTCCCCTTCATCACCCAGATCACCCGCAACCTGCGGGCGCGCGACGCCCATCTGGCCGACCTGCGCCAGCGCTCCATGGAGGAGGACCACATCGTGCGCCTCGGCCTGCTGGCCTCCGGCGCCGCGCACGAGCTTGGGACGCCGCTCGCCACCCTGTCGGTGATCGTGAACGATTGGCGGCGGATGCCCGTGGTCAAGGGCGACCCCGACATGGCCGAGGACATCGCGGAGATGCAGAACCAGATCGACCGCTGCAAGGCCATCGTGTCGGGCATCCTGCTGTCCTCCGGCGAGGCGCGGGGGGAGGGGACTTTGCGCACCACGGTCACCGCCTTCCTGGACGATCTGGTGGAGGAGTGGAAGGCCAGCCGGTCCCCGGCCTGCGTCGATTACGACAACAGCGTCCGCTCGCGGGAGGGGATCATCTCCGACCTCGCGCTGAAGCAGGTGATCTTCAACGTCCTGGACAACGCGCTGGAGGTGTCCCCCGGCTGGGTCGGCATCGCCGCCGGGCGGCAGGGGGACAGCCTCGTCCTCACCGTCAACGACGCCGGCCCCGGCTTCGAGGAGCGGATGCTGGCGGAATTCGGCAAACCCTACCGGTCGAGCAAGGGGCGGCCCGGCGGCGGGCTGGGCCTCTTCCTGGTGGTCAACGTGGTGCGCAAGCTGGGCGGCACGGTCGCCGCGCGCAACCGCCCCGGCGGCGGCGCGTCCGTCACCATGACCCTGCCGCTCGCCGCCCTGTCCGCGGGAGAGAACCATGGAGACTGA
- the napA gene encoding periplasmic nitrate reductase subunit alpha: protein MLDRRDFIKAQAVAAAATAGGISLPAMAQQSMVAGEDAQLTWSKAPCRFCGTGCSVMVATKDNRVVATHGDMQAEVNRGLNCVKGYFLSKIMYGQDRLTQPLLRMRDGKYHKDGEFRPVSWDEAFDEMARQWKRVLKEKGPDAVGMFGSGQWTIWEGYAASKLMRAGFRTNNLDPNARHCMASAAVAFIRTFGMDEPMGCYDDFEHADAFVLWGSNMAEMHPILWTRITDRRLAHSHVKVAVLSTFEHRSFELADIPMIFEPGTDLAILNFIANHIIQTGRVNKEFVEKHCSFRLGQKDIGYGLRPESVLEVRAANAKDPTDSKPMSFDEFATFVSDYTLDKVAELSKVPKERLLALAEMYADPKVKVMSLWTMGFNQHVRGVWVNHMVYNIHLLTGKISEPGNSPFSLTGQPSACGTAREVGTFAHRLPADMQVTNPTHRSHVEDGWKIPKGLLPGKIGYHAVLMDRMLKDGKLNAYWIMVNNNLQAAPNTDQETYPGYRNPDNFIVVSDAYPTVTAAAADLILPAAMWVEKEGAYGNAERRTHFWHQLVNAPGEARSDLWQLMEFSKRFTTDEVWPKEILDANPDFRGKTLFDVLFRNGNVDRFPVSELDPAYENRESKEFGFYVQKGLFEEYAAFGRGHGHDLAPFDTYHEVRGLRWPVVEGKETKWRYREGLDPYVPKGEGVRFYGNPDGKANLFAFPYEPPAESPDKDFDLWLVTGRVLEHWHSGSMTMRVPELYKAMPMALVYMHPDDAKDRGLRRGSEVKVMSRRGEMRTRVETRGRNRPPRGVVFVPWFDSARLINKCTLDATDPISKQTDFKKCAVKIVAV from the coding sequence ATGCTTGACCGGCGGGATTTCATCAAGGCGCAGGCGGTCGCGGCCGCCGCGACGGCGGGGGGCATCAGCCTGCCCGCCATGGCCCAGCAATCCATGGTGGCGGGCGAAGACGCTCAGCTCACCTGGTCGAAGGCGCCCTGCCGCTTCTGCGGCACCGGATGCAGCGTCATGGTCGCCACCAAGGACAACCGCGTCGTCGCCACCCACGGCGACATGCAGGCGGAGGTCAACCGCGGCCTGAACTGCGTGAAGGGCTATTTCCTGTCCAAGATCATGTACGGGCAGGACCGGCTGACCCAGCCGCTGCTGCGCATGCGCGACGGCAAGTACCACAAGGACGGGGAATTCCGCCCGGTCTCCTGGGACGAGGCCTTCGACGAGATGGCCCGCCAATGGAAGCGGGTGCTGAAGGAGAAGGGTCCGGACGCCGTCGGCATGTTCGGGTCCGGCCAATGGACGATCTGGGAGGGCTACGCCGCGTCCAAGCTGATGCGCGCCGGCTTCCGGACCAACAACCTGGACCCCAACGCCCGCCACTGCATGGCGTCGGCCGCCGTGGCCTTCATCCGCACCTTCGGCATGGACGAGCCGATGGGCTGCTACGACGATTTCGAGCACGCCGACGCCTTCGTCCTCTGGGGCTCCAACATGGCGGAGATGCATCCCATCCTGTGGACGCGCATCACCGACCGGCGGCTCGCCCACAGCCACGTGAAGGTGGCGGTCCTCTCGACCTTCGAGCATCGCAGCTTCGAGCTGGCCGACATCCCGATGATCTTCGAGCCGGGAACCGATCTGGCCATCCTGAACTTCATCGCCAACCACATCATCCAGACCGGGCGGGTGAACAAGGAGTTCGTCGAGAAGCATTGCAGCTTCCGCCTGGGACAGAAGGACATCGGCTACGGCCTGCGCCCCGAAAGCGTGCTGGAGGTGCGCGCGGCCAACGCCAAGGACCCGACCGATTCCAAGCCCATGAGCTTCGACGAGTTCGCCACCTTCGTCAGCGACTACACGCTGGATAAGGTGGCGGAGCTGAGCAAGGTGCCGAAGGAGCGGCTGCTGGCGCTCGCCGAGATGTACGCCGACCCGAAGGTCAAGGTGATGTCGCTGTGGACCATGGGGTTCAACCAGCACGTCCGCGGCGTGTGGGTGAACCACATGGTCTACAACATCCATCTTCTGACCGGCAAAATCTCGGAGCCGGGGAACAGCCCCTTCTCGCTGACCGGCCAGCCCTCGGCCTGTGGAACGGCGCGCGAGGTCGGCACCTTCGCCCACCGGCTGCCCGCCGACATGCAGGTGACCAACCCCACCCACCGCTCCCACGTCGAGGATGGCTGGAAGATCCCCAAGGGCCTGCTGCCCGGCAAGATCGGCTACCACGCGGTGCTGATGGACCGGATGCTCAAGGACGGGAAGCTCAACGCCTACTGGATCATGGTCAACAACAACCTCCAGGCGGCGCCCAACACCGACCAGGAGACCTATCCCGGCTACCGCAACCCGGACAATTTCATCGTGGTGTCGGACGCCTACCCGACGGTGACCGCCGCCGCCGCCGACCTGATCCTGCCCGCGGCCATGTGGGTCGAGAAGGAGGGTGCCTACGGCAACGCCGAGCGGCGGACCCATTTCTGGCACCAGCTCGTCAACGCGCCGGGCGAGGCGCGCTCGGACCTCTGGCAGCTCATGGAATTCTCCAAGCGCTTCACCACCGACGAGGTGTGGCCGAAGGAGATCCTCGATGCCAACCCGGACTTCCGCGGCAAGACCCTGTTCGACGTGCTGTTCCGCAACGGCAACGTCGACCGTTTTCCCGTGTCGGAACTGGACCCCGCCTACGAGAACCGGGAGTCGAAGGAGTTCGGCTTCTACGTGCAGAAGGGCCTGTTCGAGGAGTACGCCGCCTTCGGGCGCGGCCACGGCCACGATCTGGCGCCCTTCGACACCTATCACGAGGTGCGCGGGCTGCGCTGGCCGGTGGTCGAGGGCAAGGAGACGAAGTGGCGCTACCGGGAGGGGCTCGACCCTTACGTCCCGAAGGGCGAGGGGGTGCGCTTCTACGGAAACCCGGACGGCAAGGCCAACCTGTTCGCCTTCCCCTACGAACCCCCGGCGGAATCCCCGGACAAGGACTTCGACCTGTGGCTGGTCACGGGCCGCGTGCTGGAGCACTGGCACTCCGGCTCCATGACCATGCGGGTGCCGGAACTCTACAAGGCCATGCCGATGGCGCTGGTCTACATGCACCCGGACGACGCGAAGGACCGGGGCCTGCGCCGCGGCTCGGAGGTCAAGGTGATGTCGCGGCGCGGCGAGATGCGCACGCGGGTCGAGACGCGCGGGCGCAACCGGCCGCCGCGCGGGGTCGTCTTCGTGCCCTGGTTCGATTCGGCGCGCCTGATCAACAAATGCACGCTCGACGCCACCGACCCGATCAGCAAGCAGACGGACTTCAAGAAGTGCGCCGTCAAGATCGTGGCCGTCTGA